In a single window of the Candidatus Nanopelagicales bacterium genome:
- a CDS encoding HXXEE domain-containing protein yields the protein MSAATAHPIRSDLGPPAGFFAKANVAWQVTGGCLLAPILLTVLITARLQNWDIPTYAWLLWLQLPILMVHEFEEYVLPGGFKSFFNHDTVFAADTPGDNTPLSEGYVFFVNIVTVWGWAILGALLAGIAPWVGLGLVVFNVGVNCVQHTVLFQIRHEGYNPGLITTMLLLLPFSTFIVIYVIQNSVLTPVDWVLAVLLGLGVVAGFAAITGTRRKHATDSRPVAA from the coding sequence ATGTCAGCAGCAACTGCCCACCCGATACGAAGCGACCTGGGCCCACCTGCGGGGTTCTTCGCCAAGGCGAATGTGGCCTGGCAGGTCACAGGCGGCTGCCTGCTGGCCCCCATCCTGCTGACCGTCCTGATCACCGCTCGACTGCAGAACTGGGACATCCCCACCTATGCGTGGCTCCTGTGGCTGCAGTTGCCGATCCTGATGGTGCACGAGTTCGAGGAGTACGTCCTACCCGGCGGGTTCAAGTCGTTCTTCAATCACGACACCGTCTTCGCAGCGGACACTCCCGGGGACAACACCCCCTTGAGCGAGGGCTACGTCTTCTTCGTCAACATCGTCACAGTCTGGGGATGGGCCATCCTCGGCGCACTCCTGGCAGGCATCGCCCCCTGGGTCGGCCTCGGCCTGGTCGTCTTCAACGTCGGCGTCAACTGTGTCCAACACACTGTGCTCTTTCAGATCAGACACGAGGGCTACAACCCAGGACTGATCACCACGATGCTTCTCCTCCTGCCCTTCAGCACGTTCATCGTGATCTACGTCATCCAGAACAGCGTCCTGACGCCGGTCGACTGGGTCCTGGCGGTACTTCTCGGCCTGGGCGTCGTGGCGGGATTCGCAGCGATCACCGGGACCAGGAGGAAGCACGCCACCGACTCGCGCCCGGTGGCAGCGTGA
- the ilvD gene encoding dihydroxy-acid dehydratase produces MTPTPESPTTPTPESPTTPTPDIKPRSRQVTDGLERAPARGMLRAVGMRDEDFSKPQVGIASSWNEITPCNLSLQRLAQAAKEGVHAAGGYPLEFATISVSDGISMGHEGMHFSLVSREIIADSVETVMEAERLDGMVTFAGCDKSLPGMLMAAARLDVASVFVYAGSILPGHVTLTDGSERDVTIIDAFEAVGACARGLMSREDVDRIERAICPGEGACGGMYTANTMASIGEAIGMSLPGSAAPPATDRRRDGFARKSGEAVVDLLRQGITARQIMTREAFENAITVLMAFGGSTNAVLHLLALAHEAEVPLELEDFHRIGSKVPLLADLKPFGRYVMSDVDRVGGVPVVMRALLDAGLLHGDCLTVTGHTVAENLADIAPPDPDGEILHATQDALGPTGGITVLSGSLCPDGAVVKNAGVPVEHFEGRARVFEREQAAMDALEDGTIQAGDVVVIRYEGPKGGPGMREMLMITGAIKGAGLGKDVLLITDGRFSGGTTGLCVGHVAPEAVDGGPIAIVQDGDRVAINIAERSLDLLIDDEEMQRRLRDWEPLPARYTRGVLHKYARLVGSASRGAVCD; encoded by the coding sequence ATGACACCGACCCCTGAGTCCCCCACGACACCGACGCCTGAGTCCCCCACGACACCGACCCCTGACATCAAGCCCCGCTCCCGTCAGGTCACCGATGGCCTCGAACGGGCACCCGCCCGCGGGATGCTGCGGGCGGTCGGAATGCGAGACGAGGACTTCTCGAAACCTCAGGTCGGCATCGCATCGTCGTGGAACGAGATCACGCCGTGCAACTTGTCGCTGCAGCGCCTGGCCCAGGCCGCGAAAGAGGGCGTTCACGCGGCCGGGGGCTACCCCCTGGAGTTCGCCACCATCTCGGTCTCCGATGGCATCTCGATGGGTCATGAGGGGATGCATTTCTCGCTGGTCAGCCGAGAGATCATCGCTGACTCGGTGGAGACCGTCATGGAAGCTGAACGGCTGGACGGCATGGTCACGTTCGCGGGCTGCGACAAGTCGCTGCCAGGGATGCTGATGGCGGCAGCCCGCCTGGACGTCGCCAGTGTCTTCGTGTACGCGGGGTCCATCCTGCCGGGCCACGTCACGTTGACCGATGGTTCGGAGCGGGACGTCACGATCATCGACGCGTTCGAGGCCGTGGGGGCGTGTGCGCGGGGACTGATGTCCCGGGAGGACGTCGATCGCATCGAGAGGGCGATCTGCCCCGGTGAGGGGGCCTGTGGCGGCATGTACACCGCCAACACGATGGCCAGCATCGGCGAGGCCATCGGGATGTCCCTGCCGGGGTCGGCCGCCCCGCCCGCCACAGACCGGCGCCGAGACGGCTTCGCCCGCAAGTCGGGGGAGGCAGTCGTCGACCTGCTGCGCCAAGGCATCACCGCTCGTCAGATCATGACGCGCGAGGCCTTCGAGAATGCGATCACGGTGCTCATGGCGTTCGGGGGCTCCACCAATGCCGTATTGCACCTGCTGGCGCTTGCGCACGAGGCAGAGGTGCCCTTGGAGTTGGAGGACTTCCACCGCATCGGTTCGAAGGTGCCGCTGCTGGCCGACCTCAAACCGTTCGGGCGGTATGTGATGAGCGACGTCGACCGGGTGGGAGGTGTGCCCGTGGTGATGCGGGCGCTGCTCGATGCCGGGCTGTTGCACGGTGACTGCCTCACGGTGACGGGGCACACAGTGGCCGAGAATCTGGCGGACATCGCCCCACCGGACCCCGACGGTGAGATCCTGCACGCCACTCAGGACGCCCTCGGGCCGACCGGGGGCATCACGGTGTTGTCCGGTTCGCTGTGCCCGGACGGCGCTGTGGTCAAGAACGCCGGTGTTCCGGTGGAGCACTTCGAAGGTCGGGCTCGCGTGTTCGAGCGCGAACAGGCCGCCATGGACGCTCTGGAGGACGGGACCATCCAAGCCGGTGATGTGGTGGTCATCCGTTACGAAGGCCCCAAGGGTGGGCCCGGTATGCGGGAGATGCTGATGATCACCGGAGCGATCAAGGGTGCCGGCCTCGGCAAGGACGTCCTGCTCATCACCGATGGTCGGTTTTCAGGTGGGACCACTGGACTGTGCGTGGGCCATGTCGCTCCGGAAGCGGTCGATGGTGGTCCCATCGCGATAGTGCAAGACGGCGATCGGGTGGCGATCAACATCGCTGAGCGGTCCCTGGACCTGCTGATCGACGACGAGGAGATGCAGCGCAGGCTGCGGGATTGGGAACCGCTGCCCGCCCGCTACACAAGGGGTGTGCTGCACAAGTACGCGCGACTGGTGGGTTCGGCATCGCGCGGCGCGGTGTGTGACTGA
- a CDS encoding MMPL family transporter produces MTRALYRIAVWCAHHAKLVLALWIIALLLVSGLNNRLPAAGVQTITLEGTDSATGQTLLSRAFTGASTGAQPVVMQCGTEDLGTGAGKEQVAKTRAALLDVTGVLRVTGPAQEKDLLSDDRQTAILNVQIADAELGEKSTAQNVLDAAVNSAPECKVAIGGSMGQILSQGTSSASEGLGLLAAVIILLFALRRIAAAVVPLLSAIMSVGIGTAIIGLLGRLVFVPDAAPILGSMLGLGVGIDYALFLVVRHRTLLRKGFEVNDSIGRTAGTAGAGMVFAGTTLILAVSGLALTQIQFLAWLGYAAAVVIFVAIMASLTLVPALFGLMKHRVLPKKDRQAHHTDDDHLDRGMWARIADAVTTRPWPFAIGSILLLLLMAFPITKMEFGQIDDSFLPPDTTGYQANEMISDAFGPGYTGPLAVVVQMNKPATAPKNADLDSGGDPRTQDPRLTSLEDVLKDTPGIQEVGDAIVSPDGGVAVIQVTPTTGPADPATQELVGTLRDDVLPAATTGEEEDAHVAGLTAIMMDLSVQIGQSLPVFIGGVVLLSAMLLLIAYRSLVIPIKAAAMNLLSIAAAYGVVVLIFQFGYGANLIGLDRLVPIETFVPMIMFAVLFGLSMDYEVFLLTAFQEHWAKSKDMVVAVRRGLADTGQVVTSAAAIMVVVFSSFVLLSDDSLSKLFGVGLATAVLVDATIVRCLLVPALMVLAAKITWWLPRWLDRALPHLEIEGDPGALETIHDPPKHTRPTTVAEATAPMMPLLATLVGVLIAWVIGSRIIPDDGTVPYIDVAIIISAVVGGLIVWLPRGTPGAGNAPGARIIALLCGGMSVAILYALIRAFIPYTNQNPGQMAAWALLLLAIVSSFTRLRRYGLPLILGGIVMAVTIAVSGVGDTGLGTLMEIAIIPSFLAGLLALLVHRFVTLVREPTDARPTDSPGSPPPDVPPAVEPEPDEPQLSGVSR; encoded by the coding sequence GTGACCCGCGCTCTGTACCGAATCGCCGTATGGTGCGCGCATCACGCCAAGCTGGTGCTGGCCTTGTGGATCATCGCGCTGCTGCTGGTGAGCGGTCTGAACAACCGCCTCCCCGCGGCCGGGGTCCAGACCATCACGTTGGAGGGCACTGACTCCGCCACCGGGCAGACCTTGCTGAGCCGAGCCTTCACGGGCGCCTCCACAGGAGCGCAGCCGGTGGTCATGCAGTGCGGCACCGAAGACCTCGGGACAGGCGCGGGCAAGGAGCAGGTCGCCAAGACCCGCGCCGCCCTGCTCGATGTGACCGGTGTCCTCCGGGTCACAGGGCCAGCCCAGGAGAAGGACCTGCTGTCCGACGACCGCCAGACCGCAATTCTCAACGTGCAGATCGCCGACGCGGAGCTGGGCGAGAAGAGCACAGCGCAGAACGTCCTCGACGCCGCCGTGAACTCGGCCCCCGAATGCAAGGTCGCGATCGGCGGCTCCATGGGGCAGATCCTGTCGCAGGGAACGTCGTCGGCGAGCGAGGGCCTGGGACTGCTCGCCGCCGTGATCATCTTGCTCTTCGCCCTGCGCCGCATAGCCGCTGCGGTCGTCCCGCTGCTCAGCGCGATCATGTCCGTAGGGATCGGCACCGCCATCATCGGACTGCTGGGCCGACTCGTCTTCGTCCCCGACGCCGCCCCCATCCTGGGATCGATGCTGGGGTTGGGCGTCGGGATCGACTACGCCCTGTTCTTGGTCGTGCGCCACCGGACATTGCTGCGTAAGGGCTTCGAGGTCAATGACTCCATCGGGCGAACCGCCGGCACCGCCGGCGCCGGCATGGTCTTCGCCGGGACCACGCTGATCCTGGCCGTCAGCGGACTGGCGCTGACTCAGATCCAGTTCCTCGCATGGCTCGGATACGCAGCGGCGGTCGTCATCTTCGTGGCGATCATGGCGTCCTTGACCTTGGTACCGGCGCTTTTCGGACTCATGAAGCATCGGGTCCTGCCCAAGAAGGACCGACAGGCCCATCACACCGATGACGACCACCTGGACCGGGGCATGTGGGCGCGGATCGCCGACGCCGTGACCACCCGTCCCTGGCCATTCGCCATCGGCTCCATCCTGCTCCTGCTCCTGATGGCGTTCCCGATCACCAAGATGGAATTCGGCCAGATCGACGACTCCTTCCTGCCCCCCGACACCACCGGCTACCAGGCGAACGAGATGATCAGCGACGCCTTCGGCCCCGGCTACACCGGACCACTGGCGGTCGTCGTCCAGATGAACAAGCCGGCGACCGCGCCCAAGAACGCCGATCTGGATTCCGGCGGGGACCCACGCACCCAGGACCCGCGCCTGACCTCCCTGGAGGACGTCCTCAAGGACACGCCCGGCATCCAGGAGGTCGGCGATGCCATCGTCAGCCCCGATGGCGGGGTGGCCGTCATCCAAGTCACGCCGACGACCGGTCCCGCGGATCCCGCCACTCAAGAACTGGTCGGAACCCTGCGCGACGATGTCCTGCCCGCCGCGACGACTGGTGAGGAAGAGGACGCCCACGTCGCAGGACTGACGGCCATCATGATGGACCTCTCGGTGCAGATCGGACAAAGTCTGCCGGTGTTCATCGGCGGCGTGGTGCTGCTGTCCGCCATGCTTCTGCTGATCGCTTACCGCTCGCTGGTGATCCCCATCAAGGCCGCTGCCATGAACCTGCTGTCGATCGCGGCAGCGTACGGCGTCGTGGTGCTGATCTTCCAGTTCGGATACGGCGCCAACCTGATCGGACTGGACCGCCTCGTGCCGATCGAGACGTTCGTCCCCATGATCATGTTCGCCGTGCTGTTCGGCCTGTCCATGGACTACGAGGTGTTCCTGCTCACGGCGTTCCAAGAGCACTGGGCGAAGTCGAAGGACATGGTGGTCGCGGTTCGCCGCGGACTGGCCGACACCGGGCAAGTCGTGACCTCCGCCGCCGCCATCATGGTCGTGGTCTTCTCGTCATTCGTCCTGCTGTCCGACGACTCGTTGTCCAAACTCTTCGGCGTCGGTCTGGCCACCGCGGTGCTCGTCGATGCGACGATCGTGCGCTGCCTGCTGGTACCCGCGCTGATGGTCCTCGCAGCGAAGATCACCTGGTGGCTGCCCCGCTGGCTCGACCGGGCCTTGCCGCACCTTGAGATCGAGGGAGATCCGGGCGCCCTCGAGACCATCCACGACCCGCCCAAACACACCCGACCGACAACTGTCGCAGAAGCGACGGCTCCGATGATGCCCCTACTGGCCACCCTCGTCGGGGTACTCATCGCCTGGGTGATTGGTTCCCGCATCATCCCGGACGACGGAACAGTGCCCTACATCGACGTGGCGATCATCATCTCCGCGGTAGTGGGAGGCCTGATCGTGTGGTTGCCGCGCGGCACTCCGGGCGCCGGGAACGCGCCGGGCGCGCGCATCATCGCCCTGCTGTGCGGGGGTATGTCCGTGGCCATCCTGTACGCCCTCATCCGCGCCTTCATCCCTTACACCAATCAGAACCCCGGCCAGATGGCCGCGTGGGCGCTGCTGCTGCTCGCCATCGTGTCCTCATTCACGCGGCTACGCAGATATGGCCTGCCGTTGATCCTGGGCGGCATCGTCATGGCCGTCACCATCGCGGTGTCGGGTGTCGGCGACACCGGTTTGGGCACTTTGATGGAAATCGCCATCATCCCGTCGTTCCTGGCGGGACTGCTGGCTCTGCTTGTCCACCGATTCGTGACGCTGGTGCGCGAGCCCACGGATGCCCGACCCACCGACTCCCCCGGTTCCCCGCCCCCGGACGTCCCCCCCGCTGTCGAGCCCGAGCCCGACGAGCCACAACTCAGCGGGGTGAGTAGGTGA
- a CDS encoding DUF998 domain-containing protein → MVRWTSGSPSAGVTVRISALCVLAVWILVSIGGAANPGFKQYEQYLSTLSAQGAFAPQWGRAAMVVAALGIVVVVPALWSWRRGVGGAALLAAMAAVAIVATPLPCPPGQRFCSASTDTPVPAELHASAVLVFCVAVLTVISAAAIQIAAGAQRRPHLWPAPLVACALTAAAAAPLLHLSGLPQRTLLLAAQVAIVLIAAFAHGELRRRDREQLRLGLAHHPPLSTLSRFPQLSSKSDMWPEAASDNGRMLT, encoded by the coding sequence ATGGTCCGGTGGACGTCTGGGTCCCCGAGCGCCGGGGTCACGGTGCGAATCTCCGCGCTCTGCGTGTTGGCGGTGTGGATCCTGGTCTCCATCGGCGGCGCGGCGAACCCTGGCTTCAAGCAGTACGAGCAGTACCTGAGCACCCTGTCCGCCCAGGGCGCCTTCGCCCCGCAGTGGGGGCGGGCAGCCATGGTTGTCGCGGCGTTGGGGATCGTGGTCGTCGTTCCCGCTCTGTGGTCATGGCGCCGCGGCGTCGGGGGCGCGGCCTTACTCGCTGCGATGGCGGCAGTCGCCATCGTGGCCACCCCGCTGCCGTGTCCACCCGGGCAACGGTTCTGTTCGGCGTCCACCGACACTCCTGTACCCGCGGAGTTGCACGCGAGTGCGGTCCTTGTCTTCTGCGTCGCTGTGTTGACTGTCATCTCGGCGGCAGCGATCCAGATCGCCGCCGGCGCGCAGCGTCGACCCCACCTGTGGCCCGCGCCACTCGTCGCCTGCGCGCTCACCGCCGCAGCCGCTGCGCCGTTGCTGCACCTCAGCGGTTTGCCGCAACGGACTCTGCTGCTGGCGGCACAGGTCGCCATCGTCCTCATCGCCGCGTTCGCGCACGGCGAGTTACGCCGTCGTGACCGCGAGCAACTTCGGCTCGGACTCGCGCATCATCCACCCCTCTCGACCCTGTCGCGGTTCCCTCAGCTCAGTTCAAAATCGGACATGTGGCCCGAGGCAGCGTCCGATAACGGCAGGATGCTCACGTGA